A window of the Branchiibius hedensis genome harbors these coding sequences:
- a CDS encoding CopG family transcriptional regulator, whose translation MSSERAAADGKVQFNVYLPKSLVTEVKHRAIDDGSSLSTLVERALRAYLEGDGPR comes from the coding sequence ATGTCCAGCGAACGCGCCGCCGCTGACGGCAAGGTCCAGTTCAACGTCTACCTGCCGAAATCCCTGGTGACGGAGGTCAAGCACCGCGCGATCGATGACGGCAGCAGCCTCTCGACCCTCGTCGAGCGAGCGCTGCGTGCCTACCTCGAAGGAGATGGTCCCCGATGA
- a CDS encoding OsmC family protein, with protein MSTGHQYVVDLTWSGSTGAGYEHYSRSYEMTTGGTLGPFSADPAFGGDPALANPEQLLVMAAASCQLLSFLAVAARSRVDVIEYADRAVGVMPQQSGGPMWITAMTLSPRITVRGDVPDAKLRRMVEIGHRECFIANSVRTEIQVAPTFRQSPEPT; from the coding sequence ATGAGCACCGGGCACCAGTACGTCGTGGATCTCACCTGGTCGGGCTCGACCGGTGCGGGGTACGAGCATTATTCGCGCAGCTACGAGATGACCACCGGGGGCACGCTCGGGCCGTTCTCGGCGGATCCGGCGTTCGGTGGCGATCCGGCGCTGGCCAATCCGGAGCAACTGTTGGTGATGGCAGCGGCCTCCTGCCAGTTGCTGTCGTTCCTGGCCGTGGCGGCGCGCTCGCGCGTTGATGTCATCGAGTACGCCGATCGCGCCGTTGGCGTGATGCCGCAACAGAGCGGGGGACCGATGTGGATCACTGCGATGACGCTGTCTCCGCGGATCACCGTCCGTGGGGACGTGCCGGACGCCAAACTGCGCCGGATGGTCGAAATCGGGCATCGAGAGTGTTTCATCGCGAATTCGGTGCGGACGGAGATTCAGGTGGCGCCGACCTTCCGCCAGTCGCCGGAGCCGACATAA
- a CDS encoding GNAT family N-acetyltransferase — translation MEWAPRTVVTTSLQMTSPAQLQPAGPAPDGVRFERVDAPTPEFVRWLYAAVGGPWTWTDCIRWTRDQWVSDLALPGTEIWVAYADGAPAGYVHLGASTDGDPHAVEIKYFGLLEHAIGRGIGGALLTHAVRRAWELPADHGLPPARRVWLHTCSLDGPAALPNYRARGFVDFAEVSKEEVVPVEPLGTWVSTGGPV, via the coding sequence ATGGAATGGGCACCGCGGACCGTCGTGACGACCTCGCTGCAGATGACCTCGCCGGCGCAACTGCAGCCCGCTGGTCCAGCGCCCGATGGCGTGCGTTTCGAGCGGGTGGACGCCCCGACGCCGGAGTTCGTGCGGTGGCTCTATGCCGCGGTCGGCGGCCCGTGGACCTGGACCGACTGCATCCGCTGGACCCGGGATCAGTGGGTGAGCGATCTGGCGCTGCCCGGGACCGAGATCTGGGTGGCGTACGCCGATGGGGCACCCGCCGGGTACGTCCACCTGGGTGCGTCCACCGACGGCGATCCGCACGCGGTGGAGATCAAGTACTTCGGCTTGCTCGAGCACGCGATCGGCCGGGGGATCGGTGGCGCGTTGCTGACCCACGCCGTACGCCGGGCCTGGGAGTTGCCCGCCGACCACGGCCTGCCGCCCGCCCGCCGGGTGTGGCTGCACACCTGCTCCCTGGACGGGCCGGCTGCGTTGCCGAACTATCGCGCTCGCGGATTCGTGGATTTCGCTGAAGTCAGCAAGGAGGAAGTGGTTCCGGTGGAACCGCTCGGCACCTGGGTCTCGACCGGTGGACCGGTATAG
- a CDS encoding ATP-dependent 6-phosphofructokinase — MKIGILTSGGDCPGLNAVIRGAVIKGDQIYGVKFAGILDGYRGLAEGDMIPLPRKRVRGLSFVGGTILGTSRSNPYERGGLENIKEQLHDNEVDAIIAIGGEGTLSAAKRMADDGIHVVGVPKTIDNDVAATDYTFGFDTAVAIATESIDRLRTTAESHHRCMVVEVMGRHVGWIALNAGIAGGAHASLLPEFPVSIDQICIWVNKAHNRGRAPVIVVAEGFAPLGQEGETTSRGMGNDGRLRLGGIGEQLAPIIESKTGIETRAVQLGHLQRGGVPTARDRVLATRYGTAAIDAVMEEKWGHMVALHGEEITTVDLHDATTELKSVPRDLWDEAGILFG; from the coding sequence ATGAAAATCGGCATCCTGACCAGCGGTGGAGACTGTCCGGGCCTGAACGCGGTGATCCGCGGCGCCGTGATCAAAGGCGATCAGATCTACGGGGTGAAGTTCGCCGGCATCCTGGATGGCTACCGGGGCCTGGCTGAAGGGGACATGATCCCGCTGCCGCGCAAGCGGGTTCGTGGCCTGTCCTTCGTCGGCGGCACGATCCTCGGCACGTCGCGGAGCAACCCTTACGAGCGCGGCGGTCTGGAGAACATCAAGGAGCAACTGCACGACAACGAGGTCGACGCCATCATCGCGATCGGCGGCGAGGGCACCCTGAGCGCCGCCAAGCGGATGGCGGATGACGGCATCCACGTGGTCGGAGTGCCGAAGACCATCGACAACGACGTCGCGGCAACGGATTACACCTTCGGTTTCGACACCGCGGTGGCGATCGCGACAGAGTCGATCGACCGCCTGCGGACCACCGCCGAGTCACACCACCGGTGCATGGTCGTGGAGGTCATGGGCCGGCACGTCGGCTGGATCGCGCTAAACGCAGGCATCGCTGGTGGCGCCCACGCGTCGCTGTTGCCGGAGTTCCCGGTGTCGATCGATCAGATCTGCATCTGGGTGAACAAGGCGCACAACCGCGGCCGCGCGCCGGTGATCGTGGTCGCCGAGGGATTCGCTCCGCTGGGCCAGGAGGGTGAGACCACCAGCCGCGGGATGGGCAACGACGGCCGACTGCGTCTGGGCGGCATCGGTGAGCAGTTGGCACCGATCATCGAGAGCAAGACCGGTATCGAGACGCGGGCGGTGCAGTTGGGGCACCTGCAGCGCGGCGGCGTTCCCACGGCGCGGGACCGGGTGCTGGCGACCCGCTACGGGACCGCCGCGATCGATGCCGTGATGGAGGAGAAGTGGGGCCACATGGTCGCGCTGCACGGGGAAGAGATCACGACGGTCGACCTGCACGACGCGACGACGGAGTTGAAGTCCGTCCCGCGCGATCTGTGGGACGAGGCCGGGATCCTGTTCGGCTGA
- a CDS encoding bifunctional phosphatase PAP2/diacylglycerol kinase family protein, whose amino-acid sequence MPLIPQPPAVGRLDTAVHEWITRHDVPAKVDTALVRLSGAADHSKLWCVTALAMVPMGQRGRKASLRGILSLAVSSATANVIGKTVFGGPRPLAKSVPLARRLMKHPTSGSFPSGHSASAAAFATGATLEWPAAGIVLVPLAAAVCYSRIHVGAHWVSDVVGGAALGAGIAVIGKVVLPGKPPGEAQIPAGQPVELAPIKDGEGLFVVVNPGSGAERRNAPDPVKIIRDRLPQTQIHELAKGDDLPQLFRDAVDNGATAIGMNGGDGSVSAAATVAMERDVPLVVFPGGTLNHFAKAVGLSEYDTVLDVVQAGDGIAVTTGVLEIDGKPTNAVLNTFSIGVYPELVTEREKYEKRWGKGLAGMYAAGKVLRQAQPLPLNVNDHGGQRWLLFAGINRYFPRTLAPVERKRLDDGVLDVREALVKGRRSRLKTFLEAAGGSTADRIARRTPYVRKHLGVEDYTVQDLTVTWPPRDPADGPVIVAHDGETTQVPQDTYAVRLAAKPRGLRVYAPSARN is encoded by the coding sequence ATGCCGCTGATCCCGCAACCGCCCGCCGTGGGCCGCCTCGACACCGCCGTCCACGAATGGATCACCCGGCACGACGTCCCGGCAAAGGTCGACACCGCGTTGGTCCGGTTGAGCGGCGCTGCGGACCACTCCAAATTGTGGTGCGTGACGGCGTTGGCGATGGTCCCGATGGGCCAGCGCGGCCGCAAAGCCTCACTGCGCGGGATCTTGTCGTTGGCCGTCTCCAGCGCGACGGCCAACGTGATCGGCAAGACCGTCTTCGGCGGTCCGCGTCCGCTGGCGAAGTCGGTGCCGCTGGCCCGACGGTTGATGAAACACCCCACGTCGGGGTCGTTCCCCTCCGGTCACTCCGCATCCGCAGCGGCCTTCGCGACGGGTGCGACCTTGGAATGGCCGGCCGCGGGGATCGTCCTTGTCCCGTTGGCCGCGGCCGTCTGCTACTCCCGCATCCACGTCGGTGCGCACTGGGTGTCCGACGTGGTCGGTGGTGCTGCCCTCGGGGCAGGGATCGCCGTCATCGGCAAGGTGGTCCTCCCCGGCAAACCACCGGGGGAGGCGCAGATCCCGGCGGGTCAGCCCGTTGAGTTGGCCCCGATCAAGGACGGCGAGGGCCTCTTCGTCGTCGTCAACCCGGGCTCGGGTGCGGAGCGGCGCAATGCTCCCGATCCGGTGAAGATCATCCGGGACCGCCTGCCGCAGACGCAGATCCACGAGTTGGCCAAGGGCGACGACCTGCCGCAACTGTTCCGCGACGCCGTCGACAACGGTGCCACCGCGATCGGGATGAACGGTGGCGACGGCTCGGTGTCCGCGGCCGCCACCGTCGCGATGGAGCGGGACGTGCCGTTGGTCGTCTTCCCCGGCGGCACCCTCAACCACTTCGCCAAAGCGGTCGGGCTCAGCGAATACGACACCGTGCTGGACGTGGTGCAGGCCGGCGACGGGATCGCGGTGACCACCGGGGTGCTGGAGATCGACGGCAAGCCCACGAACGCCGTACTCAACACCTTCTCCATCGGGGTCTATCCGGAGTTGGTCACCGAGCGCGAGAAGTACGAAAAGCGCTGGGGCAAGGGGCTGGCCGGGATGTACGCCGCGGGGAAGGTCTTGCGGCAGGCCCAGCCGTTGCCGCTCAACGTCAACGACCACGGCGGACAACGGTGGCTGCTCTTCGCCGGGATCAACCGCTACTTCCCCCGCACGCTCGCGCCGGTCGAGCGCAAGCGGCTCGACGACGGCGTGCTGGATGTCCGTGAGGCGCTGGTGAAGGGCCGCCGCAGCCGACTGAAGACTTTCCTCGAAGCGGCCGGTGGGTCGACCGCGGACCGGATTGCGCGGCGCACGCCCTATGTCCGCAAGCACCTGGGCGTCGAGGACTACACGGTGCAGGATCTGACCGTGACGTGGCCGCCGCGTGACCCTGCGGACGGCCCGGTGATCGTGGCGCACGACGGGGAGACGACGCAGGTGCCGCAGGACACGTACGCCGTGCGGCTGGCGGCCAAGCCACGTGGCCTGCGCGTGTACGCACCCAGCGCTCGCAACTGA
- a CDS encoding 8-oxo-dGTP diphosphatase, whose translation MPPLRTCLILPVRAGRVLLGHKLRGFGAGKIVGIGGKVEPGESLEQAAVRELAEEAGLIVDPADAQLAAYLDFRFPHRPEWDMTSQVFVVRRWAGQVRACEEIRPEWFAVDAPPFARMWDENRVWLPHVLRGERVELQATYGADNDRLTEVSLRVVQQVTRGV comes from the coding sequence GTGCCGCCGCTGCGAACCTGTCTGATCCTGCCCGTCCGAGCGGGCCGGGTACTGCTGGGCCACAAACTGCGCGGCTTCGGGGCCGGCAAGATCGTCGGGATCGGCGGAAAGGTCGAGCCGGGCGAGAGTCTGGAGCAGGCCGCCGTCCGCGAATTGGCGGAAGAGGCGGGTTTGATCGTCGACCCGGCCGACGCGCAGCTCGCGGCGTACCTGGACTTCCGTTTCCCCCACCGACCCGAGTGGGACATGACCAGCCAGGTGTTCGTCGTACGCCGATGGGCCGGCCAGGTGCGGGCCTGCGAGGAGATCCGCCCTGAGTGGTTCGCCGTGGACGCGCCGCCGTTTGCCCGGATGTGGGACGAGAACCGCGTGTGGCTACCGCATGTGTTGCGCGGCGAACGGGTCGAACTGCAGGCGACGTACGGCGCGGACAACGATCGGCTGACCGAGGTGAGTCTGCGGGTGGTCCAGCAGGTGACCCGGGGAGTGTGA
- a CDS encoding alpha/beta fold hydrolase: MVAPIHYSRKGSGEPLVLIHGIGHNRSAWSDVPDRLADEFDVIAIDLPGFGESRRLEKPFNASLKSSVDRLELFFEELGLDKPHVAGNSLGGAYALELAKRGKVASATAFSPAGFFQVPGFLWCGTVLFFLKFSSYTPAPAAKAVLKTPVGRYAIFGSLYKHPEKLEFEHAWSDAQQLRRARGFWPVIARSYTLFRSNKPEILTNATIAWGEQDYLLLTTQAKRARRILPRSKHVTIPDTGHITMFDHPELAADIIRDTATAARGEAPQEAVAALRVAS; this comes from the coding sequence ATGGTTGCTCCGATCCACTACAGCCGCAAGGGCTCCGGCGAGCCGCTGGTGCTCATCCACGGCATTGGACACAACCGCTCCGCGTGGAGCGATGTGCCGGACCGGTTGGCCGACGAATTCGACGTGATCGCCATTGATCTGCCCGGCTTTGGGGAGTCGCGGCGGCTGGAGAAGCCGTTCAACGCGTCGTTGAAGAGTTCGGTCGACCGGCTGGAACTGTTCTTCGAGGAGCTCGGTCTGGACAAACCGCACGTCGCCGGCAACTCCCTGGGCGGTGCCTACGCCCTGGAGCTGGCCAAGCGCGGCAAGGTCGCCTCGGCCACGGCGTTCTCACCCGCCGGGTTCTTCCAGGTGCCCGGGTTCCTGTGGTGCGGCACGGTGCTGTTCTTCCTGAAGTTCTCCAGCTACACCCCGGCTCCGGCGGCCAAAGCGGTGCTGAAGACGCCGGTTGGTCGCTACGCCATCTTCGGCAGTCTCTACAAGCACCCGGAGAAGCTGGAGTTCGAGCACGCGTGGAGCGACGCCCAGCAGTTGCGCCGCGCTCGCGGCTTCTGGCCGGTGATCGCCCGCAGTTACACGCTCTTCCGCAGCAACAAGCCGGAGATCCTCACCAACGCGACCATTGCCTGGGGCGAGCAGGACTACCTGTTGCTGACCACGCAGGCCAAGCGGGCGCGGCGGATCCTGCCGCGCAGCAAGCACGTGACCATCCCCGACACCGGGCACATCACGATGTTCGACCACCCGGAACTCGCGGCCGACATCATCCGCGACACCGCGACTGCGGCGAGGGGCGAGGCGCCGCAGGAAGCGGTCGCCGCGTTGCGGGTCGCTTCCTGA
- a CDS encoding NAD(P)/FAD-dependent oxidoreductase — MRAPVPASNGRVSFWWQQLGGGAITRPRLSGSRSADVCIVGGGYTGLWTAYYLKQIQPSLSVTVLEREFIGYGASGRNGGWLTAALPGSRGVLARSSGEAGVLAMEQELRDQVDEVIAVCAREGIDADIVKGGELSVATSEPQLARLKAHVAPPTEELSAAQVASRIAIDGALGGSFTPHCARIQPAKLVVGLARVVEAAGVQLLEDTPATSLRPGQVGTPYGTVSAGTVLRGTEGFTAALAGQRRTWLPMNSSMIATDPLPQSFWDCVGWSGYEVLGDEANAYIYAQRTADDRIAIGGRGVPYRFGSRTDVDGQTPQRTVEELYGALVRLFPAAQGIGIAHAWSGVLGVPRDWSATVTFDPASHVGFAGGYVGHGVTSSSLAGRTLAELALGVSTRRTSLPWVNRSVRKWEPEPLRWLGVHGMYAAYRFADRRESATGRPSRVAAVADVVSRRP; from the coding sequence GTGCGCGCCCCCGTTCCTGCATCCAACGGCCGGGTGTCGTTCTGGTGGCAGCAACTCGGTGGTGGCGCCATCACCCGCCCGCGACTTTCCGGCTCCCGGTCCGCCGACGTGTGCATCGTCGGCGGCGGGTACACCGGGCTGTGGACTGCCTACTACCTCAAGCAGATTCAGCCGTCGTTGTCCGTCACCGTGCTCGAGCGGGAGTTCATCGGGTACGGCGCGTCCGGGCGAAACGGGGGCTGGTTGACTGCCGCTCTGCCCGGGTCACGAGGCGTGTTGGCCCGCTCCAGTGGCGAGGCCGGCGTGCTGGCGATGGAGCAGGAGTTGCGCGACCAGGTCGATGAAGTGATCGCGGTGTGCGCTCGCGAGGGGATCGACGCCGACATCGTCAAGGGCGGCGAACTGTCCGTCGCCACCTCCGAGCCGCAACTCGCGCGTCTGAAGGCCCACGTCGCCCCGCCGACGGAGGAATTGTCGGCCGCACAGGTCGCCTCACGGATCGCGATCGACGGTGCGCTGGGCGGGTCGTTCACGCCGCACTGTGCCCGCATCCAACCGGCCAAACTGGTTGTCGGCCTGGCGCGGGTCGTCGAAGCGGCCGGGGTGCAGTTGCTCGAAGACACCCCAGCGACCTCGCTTCGACCCGGTCAGGTCGGGACGCCGTACGGGACCGTCTCGGCGGGCACTGTCCTGCGCGGCACGGAAGGCTTCACCGCGGCGCTCGCCGGGCAGCGGCGTACCTGGCTACCGATGAACTCCTCGATGATCGCGACCGACCCTCTGCCCCAGTCGTTCTGGGACTGCGTCGGCTGGTCCGGGTACGAAGTTCTCGGCGACGAGGCCAACGCCTACATCTACGCCCAGCGCACCGCCGACGACCGGATCGCGATCGGTGGCCGCGGCGTGCCCTACCGCTTCGGGTCCCGCACCGACGTCGACGGGCAGACCCCGCAGCGCACCGTCGAGGAACTCTACGGGGCCCTCGTCCGGCTCTTCCCGGCCGCGCAAGGCATCGGCATCGCGCACGCCTGGTCCGGGGTGCTGGGTGTGCCGCGCGACTGGTCGGCAACCGTGACCTTCGATCCCGCGTCGCACGTGGGGTTCGCCGGCGGATACGTCGGGCACGGCGTGACGTCGTCGTCCCTGGCCGGGCGCACGCTGGCCGAGCTGGCGCTGGGGGTCTCCACTCGGCGTACCTCGTTGCCGTGGGTGAATCGCTCGGTGCGCAAGTGGGAGCCAGAACCGTTGCGCTGGTTAGGAGTTCACGGGATGTACGCCGCGTACCGGTTCGCTGATCGCCGTGAGTCGGCGACGGGTCGGCCCTCGCGAGTGGCTGCCGTCGCGGACGTCGTCTCCCGCCGGCCATAG
- a CDS encoding alpha/beta fold hydrolase, with protein sequence MRVPVDGAELDVSVTGEGPPVVVLHGLTGSRANDQAVGTDWPAALSDRHRVIAYDARGHGASSGRPQPADYDWRNLATDLFTVLDQTSPAEPVDGIGASMGTATLLHAAVRGPGRFRRLVLTIPPTAWATRAAQADGYRQAADLAETYGVRRLIAMNALQPVPPACAGLVVPAPAITDELLPSVMRGAASTDLPTPEAISQLQQPVLILAWTDDPGHPLSTTEALTDLLDDVTVFVAATPEQRAAWPQIGRDFLS encoded by the coding sequence GTGCGCGTACCAGTCGACGGAGCGGAACTCGACGTCTCGGTGACCGGCGAGGGGCCGCCGGTGGTGGTCCTGCATGGGCTCACCGGCAGCCGCGCCAACGACCAGGCGGTGGGCACCGACTGGCCCGCCGCGCTGAGTGACCGCCACCGAGTCATTGCGTACGACGCGCGCGGGCACGGTGCCTCCAGCGGCCGGCCCCAGCCGGCGGACTACGACTGGCGCAACCTGGCCACCGACCTGTTCACGGTCCTGGACCAGACCAGTCCCGCGGAACCCGTGGACGGCATCGGTGCCTCGATGGGCACCGCGACACTTTTGCATGCCGCGGTGCGCGGGCCCGGCCGCTTCCGCCGGCTGGTGCTCACCATCCCGCCGACCGCGTGGGCGACCCGGGCGGCCCAGGCCGACGGTTACCGGCAGGCCGCGGATCTGGCCGAGACGTACGGCGTGCGGCGGCTGATCGCGATGAACGCGCTGCAGCCGGTTCCACCGGCGTGCGCCGGTCTCGTGGTCCCTGCTCCCGCGATTACCGATGAGCTGCTGCCCAGTGTGATGCGCGGCGCCGCGAGCACGGATCTGCCCACACCCGAGGCGATTTCACAGCTGCAGCAACCGGTCCTGATCCTGGCGTGGACCGACGATCCGGGTCACCCGTTGAGCACGACCGAGGCTCTCACCGACCTGCTGGACGACGTCACGGTGTTCGTGGCGGCGACGCCCGAGCAGCGGGCCGCGTGGCCGCAGATCGGGCGGGACTTCCTGTCCTGA
- a CDS encoding sensor histidine kinase, producing the protein MDSMDRAPAGRPTDKWWLARSVLIVVICALTGLFAVLLATAAKNPQLEIHWPKDVDPVVTGVEIVMVLILAALTVWRGRWPVQLSLIASILTILLPLGGMVPTVLMFNVLISDVRRGWRVGCSAMAILAIFVSIWRDTQHRSHDTSFWRNVLAMRDGQDFPWWLVVALTALIAAVVIGIAAFVRDWRRGHQAERDAEEARGELTTQLLRQQEREEVAREVHDALGHRLSLLNLHASALEMQAKGNEPLARSARVVQENAQQSAADLRALLAVLRDPKTPELHDGLPGLADLPQLLEETRLAGTPITASFFVDDSGPLNPEFSRDCYRIVQELLTNARKHAPGEPLRIHIDVTPQHGADITAVNQLSPATPDEFTEGNGLLGIRERARRTGGDAEAAIEHNVSTGSGDTAVFRTTVHLPWPDAKAP; encoded by the coding sequence ATGGACAGCATGGACCGGGCGCCGGCGGGCCGACCCACCGACAAGTGGTGGCTCGCGCGCTCCGTCCTCATCGTGGTCATCTGCGCGTTGACCGGGCTGTTCGCTGTGCTGCTCGCGACCGCCGCGAAGAATCCGCAGTTGGAGATCCACTGGCCCAAGGACGTCGACCCGGTGGTCACGGGCGTCGAAATCGTGATGGTCCTGATCCTGGCCGCCCTGACGGTATGGCGCGGCCGCTGGCCGGTGCAGCTGAGCCTGATCGCCTCGATCCTGACCATCCTGTTGCCGCTGGGCGGGATGGTCCCCACCGTCCTGATGTTCAACGTCCTGATCAGCGACGTACGCCGAGGCTGGCGGGTCGGCTGCTCCGCAATGGCGATCCTGGCGATCTTCGTGTCGATCTGGCGTGACACCCAGCACCGCTCGCACGACACGTCGTTCTGGCGCAACGTGCTGGCGATGCGCGACGGGCAGGATTTCCCGTGGTGGCTGGTGGTCGCCTTGACCGCGTTGATCGCGGCGGTGGTGATCGGTATCGCCGCCTTCGTGCGGGATTGGCGTCGGGGCCATCAGGCCGAACGCGACGCCGAAGAAGCACGCGGTGAACTCACCACCCAGTTGCTGCGCCAACAGGAGCGCGAGGAGGTGGCCCGCGAGGTGCACGACGCCCTTGGGCACCGCCTCAGCCTGCTGAACCTGCACGCCAGCGCCCTGGAGATGCAGGCGAAGGGCAACGAGCCGTTGGCCCGCAGTGCCCGGGTGGTCCAGGAGAACGCGCAGCAGTCCGCCGCGGATCTGCGCGCCCTGCTGGCAGTGCTGCGCGATCCGAAGACTCCCGAACTGCACGACGGGCTCCCGGGTCTGGCCGACCTGCCCCAGTTGTTGGAGGAGACCCGGTTGGCCGGGACACCCATCACCGCCTCGTTCTTCGTCGACGACTCCGGCCCACTGAATCCGGAGTTCAGCCGCGATTGCTACCGCATCGTGCAGGAGTTGCTCACCAACGCCCGCAAACACGCGCCCGGAGAGCCGTTGCGCATCCACATCGACGTCACGCCGCAGCACGGCGCCGACATCACCGCGGTGAACCAACTCTCTCCGGCGACGCCCGATGAGTTCACGGAGGGCAACGGCCTGTTGGGTATCCGGGAGCGGGCCCGTCGGACCGGTGGTGACGCCGAAGCCGCTATTGAGCACAATGTCTCCACCGGGTCCGGTGACACCGCGGTCTTCCGTACGACCGTGCACCTGCCCTGGCCCGACGCGAAAGCCCCCTGA
- a CDS encoding response regulator transcription factor translates to MSDQPPVAIRVLLVDDEPMVRSGLAAIIGTTDDIVVVGEAADGEEALARIEADAPDVVLLDIRMPGEDGVAVTRRIVTLDEPPAVLILTTWDSDAVTLQAIGAGAAGFLLKTDAGLDILEGIRAVAAGRGALSQSPVQAVLSAAARSDTMARSQARDAVRTLSPREREAIVALSGPGNLDEVAARMFVAKSTLKSHMESAQRKLGVSSRHELAVIAARAGLV, encoded by the coding sequence ATGAGCGACCAGCCGCCCGTCGCCATTCGAGTTCTCCTGGTCGATGACGAACCCATGGTGCGTTCCGGACTCGCGGCGATCATTGGCACGACGGACGACATCGTCGTCGTCGGGGAGGCCGCCGACGGCGAGGAGGCGCTGGCCCGGATCGAGGCCGACGCCCCCGACGTGGTGCTGCTCGACATCCGGATGCCCGGTGAGGACGGAGTCGCCGTCACCCGCCGGATCGTGACCCTGGACGAGCCGCCCGCGGTCCTGATCCTGACGACCTGGGACTCCGATGCGGTCACCCTGCAGGCGATCGGAGCGGGCGCGGCGGGGTTCCTGCTGAAGACCGATGCCGGGCTGGACATCCTGGAAGGGATCCGGGCGGTCGCTGCGGGCCGCGGCGCACTCAGTCAGTCCCCGGTGCAGGCCGTGCTGTCCGCGGCGGCTCGCTCCGACACGATGGCCCGGTCCCAGGCCCGCGACGCCGTGCGGACTCTGTCGCCGCGGGAGCGTGAAGCCATCGTCGCGCTGAGCGGACCGGGCAACCTCGACGAGGTCGCCGCCCGCATGTTCGTCGCCAAAAGCACCTTGAAGAGCCACATGGAAAGCGCGCAGCGCAAACTCGGCGTGAGCAGCCGACACGAACTGGCGGTGATCGCGGCCCGGGCCGGGTTGGTCTGA
- a CDS encoding VOC family protein has protein sequence MISVQAIRFSDDVPAMQRFLETLGLSASVTSGDWAVMESGSGQVLLHGTANATSGAQSGGTQLTFETDELDSVTKEFGVTPVDEAWGRSLFLTDPLGAEVVVNETQTDHYGYQQHQAHPDASLAVVPVRFTDPQGAYADFLTRLGLRADGDDADYRAFVADQCSVGLHVDRPEESQQYVAVGAGAQVHLTFTSTGDVRALGEKLRAAGYAELRVDTTFGTMIEVTDPDGRLVQVHWA, from the coding sequence ATGATTTCCGTCCAAGCGATCCGCTTCAGCGACGACGTCCCGGCGATGCAGCGATTCCTCGAGACGCTCGGCCTGTCGGCATCAGTGACCAGCGGCGACTGGGCCGTGATGGAGTCCGGCTCCGGTCAGGTGTTACTGCACGGCACCGCCAATGCGACCAGCGGCGCACAGTCCGGGGGGACCCAGCTGACCTTTGAAACTGACGAACTCGATTCTGTGACAAAGGAATTCGGTGTCACTCCGGTCGACGAGGCGTGGGGTCGGTCCCTCTTCCTCACCGACCCACTGGGGGCCGAAGTCGTGGTCAACGAGACCCAGACCGATCACTACGGGTACCAGCAGCACCAGGCCCACCCCGACGCGTCACTGGCGGTGGTGCCAGTCCGGTTCACCGATCCGCAGGGTGCGTACGCCGACTTCCTGACCCGACTCGGACTGCGCGCTGATGGTGACGACGCGGACTACCGGGCGTTCGTCGCCGATCAGTGCTCGGTGGGTCTGCACGTCGACCGGCCCGAAGAGTCACAGCAGTACGTCGCTGTCGGAGCCGGCGCGCAGGTGCACCTGACCTTCACCTCCACCGGCGACGTGCGCGCTCTTGGCGAGAAGCTGCGGGCGGCCGGGTACGCGGAGCTGCGCGTCGACACGACCTTCGGGACGATGATCGAGGTCACGGATCCGGACGGCCGCCTCGTGCAGGTGCATTGGGCCTGA